The Streptomyces sp. NBC_01353 genome contains a region encoding:
- a CDS encoding GNAT family N-acetyltransferase, translated as MRRMTWTFAPERVDAPDATALRRDYYDDVASRYWQRPATEAEIDEGLTNDGVELLTPPTGQFLVARYEGKAAGCGGVLLLDGERAELTRVFVRHAFRGTGGAGALMGHLEGAARELGARRMVLNTRLDLVEARALYSRHGYAEIPAYCEGPYMEIWYGKEL; from the coding sequence ATGAGGCGCATGACCTGGACCTTCGCCCCCGAGCGTGTCGACGCCCCGGACGCCACCGCCCTGCGCCGCGACTACTACGACGACGTGGCGAGCCGCTATTGGCAGCGGCCCGCGACCGAGGCGGAGATCGACGAGGGGCTGACGAACGACGGGGTGGAGCTTCTGACGCCGCCGACCGGACAGTTCCTGGTGGCCCGGTACGAGGGCAAGGCCGCCGGCTGCGGTGGCGTGCTGCTCCTCGACGGCGAACGCGCCGAGCTGACCCGGGTGTTCGTGCGCCACGCCTTCCGGGGCACGGGCGGCGCCGGGGCTCTGATGGGGCACCTGGAGGGCGCGGCCCGAGAGCTGGGCGCGCGTCGGATGGTCCTCAACACCCGTCTGGACCTGGTCGAGGCGCGGGCCCTGTACAGCCGCCACGGGTACGCGGAGATCCCGGCGTACTGCGAGGGCCCGTACATGGAGATCTGGTACGGCAAGGAGCTCTGA